A genomic region of Pyrus communis chromosome 14, drPyrComm1.1, whole genome shotgun sequence contains the following coding sequences:
- the LOC137714958 gene encoding glucosidase 2 subunit beta-like has product MKVKVKVKPSFIAAALCVLCVLSLSLESISISIVGSASSSPTTNQFLGISPQDEKYYKSSEVIKCKDGTKKFSRAQLNDDFCDCPDGTDEPGTSACPAGKFYCRNVGHAPLLIFSSRVNDGLCDCCDGSDEYDGQVKCPNTCWEAGKAARDKLKKKIATYQEGVVIRKQEVEQAKIAMAKDEAQLSKLKSEEKVLKKLVDQLKEQKEQIEKAEEKERLQKEKEEQERKEAEEKANPGKTKTEEEAKQHSSEDVENSDGEDRRTESTYEEKIGILEGSHSSQDTAENHDDLSAKDDHSDTPEHKGLLVESVEQHAEKQKEEPVAISETDFDSGSKVPPDEGKDESEKTESLSREELGRRVASRWTGEDTSEEGGEVDVEKDNNHEEVPKDTHDEDDGYASETDDESQRYDDEDVEEEADNVFGEEDHGDSSSYKYESDTDSDFSDVTTSSKPSWWEKIQKTVRDLLQAVNLFQTPVNQSEAASIRKEYDESSAKLSKISSRISSLTKKLKHDFGPDKEFYSFYDRCFESKQNKYVYKVCPYKQASQVEGHSTTRLGSWDKFEDSYKIMVFANGDKCWNGPDRSLKVRLKCGLKNEVADVDEPSRCEYVALLSTPALCSEEKLEELQHKLDVLNKEEPQGHDEL; this is encoded by the exons atgaaggtgaaGGTGAAAGTGAAGCCGAGCTTCATTGCGGCGGCGCTGTGCGTTCTGTGTgtcctctccctctccctcgaATCAATATCAATATCAATTGTTGGATCAGCATCTTCTTCCCCCACGACGAATCAATTTCTCGGAATCTCCCCCCAAG ATGAGAAATACTACAAATCTTCGGAGGTGATAAAATGCAAAGATGGAACCAAGAAATTCAGCAGAGCTCAGCTCAATGACGACTTCTGCGATTGCCCTGACGGCACCGACGAGCCTG GTACATCTGCATGCCCAGCTGGAAAATTTTATTGTCGGAATGTGGGACACGCTCCTCTCCTCATATTTTCgtctagagtgaatgatggacTTTGTG ACTGCTGTGATGGGAGTGATGAGTATGATGGTCAAGTAAAGTGCCCAAATACATGTTGGGAGGCTGGGAAAGCAGCTAGAGATAAGCTCAAAAAGAAGATTGCTACTTACCAAGAGGGGGTCGTCATACGAAAGCAGGAAGTTGAACAAGCCAAAATAGCTATGGCCAAAGATGAGGCGCAACTATCAAAGTTGAAAAGTGAGGAGAAAGTACTGAAAAAGCTTGTTGACCAGCTGAAAG aacaaaaagaacaaatagaGAAGGCAGAAGAGAAGGAACGGttacagaaagaaaaagaagagcaGGAGAGAAAAGAAGCCGAAGAGAAGGCTAACCCAGGGAAAACCAAAACTGAAGAGGAAGCTAAGCAGCACAGTAGTGAGGACGTGGAAAACTCTGATGGTGAAGACAGACGTACAGAAAGTacatatgaagaaaaaattggGATTTTGGAGGGTTCTCACTCATCTCAG GATACAGCAGAGAACCATGATGACTTATCTGCTAAGGATGATCATAGTGATACTCCTGAACATAAAGGATTGTTGGTTGAGAGTGTAGAACAG CATGCAGAAAAGCAGAAAGAAGAGCCTGTTGCTATATCTGAAACTGACTTTGATTCTGGAAGCAAGGTGCCTCCTGATGAG GGCAAGGATGAATCTGAAAAGACTGAGTCATTGTCCAGGGAAGAGTTAGGCCGCCGTGTTGCTTCTCGTTGGACTGGGGAAGATACCTCAGAGGAAGGAGGGGAAGTTGATGTTGAAAAAGATAATAATCACGAAGAAGTTCCAAAGGACACCCATGATGAGGATGATGGCTATGCTTCAGAAACTGATGATGAGTCCCAAAGATACGATGACGAAGATGTAGAGGAGGAGGCAGATAATGTTTTTGGAGAGGAGGATCACGGGGATTCTAGTTCTTACAAATACGAGTCAGACACTGATTCAGACTTTTCAG ATGTAACAACCTCAAGCAAACCATCTTGGTGGGAGAAGATACAAAAAACTGTGCGGGACCTTTTACAGGCTGTTAATTTATTCCAAACTCCAGTGAACCAATCAG AGGCTGCTAGTATACGCAAAGAGTATGATGAATCCAGTGCCAAGTTGTCTAAGATAAGTTCAAGAATATCAAGCTTGACAAAAAAGCTAAAACATGATTTTG GACCAGATAAGGAGTTCTATTCGTTCTATGATCGTTGTTTTGAAAGCAAGCAGAATAA ATATGTTTACAAAGTATGCCCATATAAACAAGCTTCCCAGGTGGAGGGACACTCTACAACCCGTTTAGG GAGCTGGGACAAATTTGAGGACTCGTATAAAATCATGGTCTTTGCAAATGGTGATAAGTGCTGGAATGGGCCTGATAGAAGTTTGAAG GTCAGACTTAAATGTGGTTTGAAAAATGAGGTTGCTGATGTTGATGAACCAAGTCGTTGCGA GTATGTAGCGTTGTTATCTACACCAGCGCTTTGCTCAGAGGAAAAACTTGAG GAACTGCAACACAAATTAGACGTATTGAACAAAGAAGAGCCGCAAGGCCACGATGAACTTTAA
- the LOC137716036 gene encoding uncharacterized protein isoform X1, with amino-acid sequence MMLCESLRDRIQPWLRDYDRLQSLAVILLYIQIGCALVGSLGALYTGVLLINLAIALFALVAIESSSQSLGRTYAVLLVCAIFLDVIWFILFTHEIWNLSRGSGSNTTLYIFSVKLTLAMQIIGFSIRLSSSLLWIQIYRLGLSYVDTSATPREADFDLRNSFLSPTTPVVPRQTSDSSDAIGGAIYDPAYYCSLFEDGQGKYCSGNRSTSDVESSKAKPSVVRSFQFVDEEKAASQPSSV; translated from the exons ATGATGCTTTGCGAATCATTGCGTGATCGAATACAGCCATGGCTTCGTGATTACGATAGGCTTCAATCATTGGCCGTCATTCTCCTCTACATTCAG ATTGGGTGCGCATTGGTGGGATCGCTTGGTGCACTGTATACCGGGGTTTTGCTGATAAATCTGGCCATTGCATTGTTCGCCCTCGTCGCAATCGAGAGCAGCAGTCAGAGCCTCGGCCGCACATACGCCGTCCTTCTCGTCTGCGCCATCTTCCTCGATGTCATCTGGTTCATTCTCTTCACTCACGAAATCTG GAACCTTTCTCGTGGAAGTGGGAGTAATACAACTTTGTACATCTTCTCTGTAAAGCTCACTCTGGCCATGCAAATTATCGGCTTTTCCATCAGGTTATCCTCCTCCTTGTTATGGATTCAGATCTACAGGTTGGGCCTTTCCTATGTAGACACTAGTGCAACTCCTAGAGAAGCTGATTTTGATTTAAGAAATAGTTTCTTGAGTCCTACTACCCCCGTTGTACCCAGACAAACTTCAGATTCTAGTGATGCTATAGGAGGCGCTATCTATGACCCCGCGTATTACTGCTCACTCTTTGAAGATGGTCAG GGAAAATATTGCAGTGGCAACAGATCTACTTCTGATGTCGAATCTTCTAAGGCAAAACCATCTGTAGTCAGATCGTTTCAGTTCGTAGAT GAGGAGAAGGCAGCAAGCCAGCCTAGTTCGGTTTAA
- the LOC137714959 gene encoding pyruvate kinase, cytosolic isozyme has translation MDQRPKTKIVCTLGPASRSVPMVEKLLRAGMNVARFNFSHGSHEYHQETLDNLRAAMESTGILCAVMLDTKGPEIRTGFLKDAKPVQLKLGQEITISTDYSLKGDANMICMSYKKLAEDVKPGSMILCADGTISFMVLSCDKQKGLVQCRCENSAVLGERKNVNLPGVIVDLPTLTEKDKEDILKWGVPNKIDMIALSFVRKGSDLVEVRKLLGKHSKNILLMSKVENQEGVANFDDILAQSDAFMVARGDLGMEIPIEKIFLAQKVMIYKCNIQGKPVVTATQMLESMIKSPRPTRAEATDVANAVLDGTDCVMLSGETAAGAYPELAVLTMAKICVEAESTLHYGDVFKRIMEHSPVPMSPLESLASSAVKTANSSKAALILVLTRGGSTAKLVAKYRPGMPILSVVVPEITTDSFDWSCSDEAPARHSLIFRGLVPVLSAGSSRASNAETTEEALDFALQHAKTKGLCKNGDAVVALHRDGTASVIKILTVK, from the exons ATGGATCAGAGGCCCAAGACCAAGATCGTCTGCACCCTGGGACCCGCGTCGCGGTCCGTTCCCATGGTGGAGAAGCTGCTGAGGGCCGGCATGAACGTCGCCCGCTTCAACTTCTCCCATGGGTCCCACGAGTACCATCAGGAGACCCTCGACAATCTCAGGGCAGCCATGGAATCCACCGGCATCCTCTGCGCCGTCATGCTCGACACCAAG GGTCCAGAGATTCGAACTGGATTTCTCAAGGATGCGAAACCCGTCCAGCTCAAACTGGGCCAAGAGATCACCATTTCCACTGATTATAGCCTCAAGGGTGATGCAAATATGATTTGTATGAGTTACAAAAAGCTGGCTGAGGATGTCAAGCCGGGGAGCATGATTCTATGTGCTGATGGCACCATCTCCTTTATGGTTCTGTCTTGCGATAAGCAAAAGGGTTTGGTTCAATGCCGCTGTGAGAACTCTGCAGTTCTTGGTGAGAGGAAGAACGTTAATCTTCCCGGGGTCATTGTGGATCTCCCAACCTTAACAGagaaagacaaagaagatattcTCAAGTGGGGAGTTCCAAATAAGATTGACATGATTGCCCTGTCTTTTGTTCGGAAAGGCTCTGATCTTGTGGAGGTCAGGAAGCTCCTTGGAAAGCATTCTAAGAATATCCTTCTCATGTCAAAG GTTGAGAATCAGGAAGGGGTGGCGAACTTTGATGACATCCTTGCACAATCAGATGCATTCATGGTGGCACGAGGTGATCTTGGTATGGAAATTCCAATTGAAAAGATCTTCCTTGCTCAGAAAGTGATGATCTACAAGTGCAACATCCAAGGAAAACCTGTGGTCACGGCAACACAGATGTTGGAGTCAATGATCAAATCTCCCCGTCCAACTAGGGCTGAAGCTACCGATGTTGCCAATGCCGTTCTAGATGGCACAGATTGTGTGATGCTAAGTGGTGAGACTGCTGCGGGAGCATACCCTGAACTTGCAGTGCTGACCATGGCAAAAATATGCGTAGAAGCAGAGAGCACCCTTCACTATGGAGATGTGTTCAAAAGGATTATGGAACACTCCCCCGTGCCCATGAGCCCACTAGAGAGTCTGGCTTCTTCTGCTGTTAAAACAGCCAACTCGTCCAAAGCAGCTCTTATATTGGTACTAACCAGAGGAGGAAGTACTGCAAAGCTGGTGGCCAAGTACAGACCTGGCATGCCTATACTGTCTGTTGTTGTCCCTGAGATTACGACCGATTCATTTGACTGGTCATGCAGTGATGAAGCTCCAGCAAGGCATAGTTTGATTTTCCGTGGGTTGGTTCCAGTTCTAAGTGcgggatcttcaagggcctctAATGCAGAGACAACTGAAGAAGCGCTGGACTTTGCCCTCCAACATGCCAAGACAAAGGGACTCTGCAAGAACGGAGATGCTGTTGTGGCTCTGCACCGTGATGGAACTGCATCTGTGATCAAGATCTTGACGGTGAAGTGA
- the LOC137715543 gene encoding TATA-box-binding protein-like encodes MEAQGFNQYQVNKTKGVSEEGSHPVVDLSKHPSGIVPTLQNIVSTVNLDCKLDLKAIALKARNSEYNPKACDVLSIASPAPFLLYFASGEMVCMGAKSEEQSRLAARKYARVIQKLGFPAKFQLLSLSLSLSLSIYIYIYIYIYISSLMAEGPKFQGGYLESIVISMIQARTETYEAFENIYPVLTGFRKNQHWYEL; translated from the exons ATGGAGGCGCAAGGTTTCAATCAATACCAAGTCAATAAAACAAAGGGAGTGTCAGAAGAGGGAAGCCATCCAGTAGTAGACCTGAGCAAGCACCCTTCTGGAATTGTCCCTACTCTCCA GAATATTGTCTCCACAGTCAATCTGGATTGCAAATTGGATCTTAAAGCCATTGCATTGAAAGCTCGTAATTCTGAATACAACCCAAAGGCATGTGATGTTTTGAGCATAGCTTCTCCCGCTCCCTTTCTCCTCTATTTT GCATCTGGTGAAATG GTTTGTATGGGAGCTAAGAGTGAAGAACAATCGAGATTGGCAGCACGAAAG TATGCTCGAGTCATCCAGAAACTCGGTTTTCCAGCCAAGTTCcaattactctctctctctctctctctctctctctctatatatatatatatatatatatatatatatatttcttccttGATGGCTGAGGGTCCAAAGTTTCAGGGAGGG TATCTGGAGAGCATTGTCATTTCAATGATTCAGGCAAGAACCGAGACGTATGAAGCCTTTGAGAACATTTACCCAGTTCTTACAGGATTCAGGAAAAATCAGCATTGGTATGaactttaa
- the LOC137715428 gene encoding E3 ubiquitin-protein ligase SIRP1-like codes for MDEAMVARYWCYRCSQMVNPIMEVEMKCPFCQGGFIEEINGTTRENQDADSDLGSDRALSLWAPILLGMMNNPRRRRRLRRLDFDDDDDDDDDNDNDNDDGDTRQGGDTELDRELESIIRRRRRSSATILQLLQGIRAGLASESENSEGDRERERERERVILINPFNQTIIVQGSYDSNQGQNNNHTPIGSLGDYFIGPGLDLLLQHLAENDPNRYGTPPAQKEAVEALPTVTIKENLQCSVCLDDFEVGVEAKEMPCKHKFHSGCILPWLELHSSCPVCRFQLPADESKRDSDISRNSSNSRESEEIGDDVGGEEGDEDGRNGNGRRFSIPWPFNGLFSHSGSQSGGSVGNSSSSSSANATGSGSTSQTEDN; via the coding sequence ATGGACGAAGCAATGGTAGCAAGGTATTGGTGTTATAGGTGTTCTCAAATGGTGAATCCCATCATGGAAGTAGAAATGAAATGCCCCTTTTGCCAAGGCGGATTTATTGAAGAAATCAATGGCACTACAAGGGAGAATCAAGACGCTGACTCTGATTTGGGTTCCGATCGTGCGCTCTCCCTCTGGGCTCCAATCCTGTTGGGCATGATGAACAATCCCCGTCGTCGCCGGAGATTAAGACGACTCGACtttgatgacgatgatgatgatgatgatgacaatGACAATGACAATGATGATGGTGACACTCGCCAGGGCGGAGATACTGAATTGGACAGAGAACTTGAATCAATCATccggaggaggagaagaagctCAGCTACTATTCTACAGCTGCTTCAAGGCATTCGAGCTGGATTGGCATCTGAGTCTGAGAATTCTGAGGGGGATAGggaaagagaaagggagagggAGCGTGTAATTCTTATAAATCCTTTCAATCAAACCATCATTGTTCAGGGATCTTACGATTCGAATCAGGGTCAAAACAACAATCACACCCCTATTGGTTCATTAGGCGATTATTTCATCGGGCCTGGTTTAGATTTGTTGCTGCAACATTTGGCAGAGAATGATCCTAATAGATATGGGACTCCACCTGCGCAAAAGGAGGCAGTGGAAGCTCTGCCCACTGTGACGATCAAGGAGAATTTGCAGTGTTCAGTGTGCTTGGATGATTTTGAGGTCGGTGTAGAAGCAAAAGAGATGCCATGTAAGCACAAGTTTCATAGCGGGTGTATTCTGCCATGGCTGGAGCTTCATAGTTCCTGTCCAGTTTGCAGGTTCCAGTTGCCTGCTGATGAATCAAAGCGTGATTCAGATATTTCCAGGAATAGCAGTAACTCGAGGGAGAGTGAAGAGATTGGTGATGATGTTGGTGGGGAAGAGGGAGATGAGGATGGGAGAAACGGAAACGGGAGAAGGTTTTCAATACCGTGGCCTTTCAATGGTCTGTTTTCTCACTCAGGATCTCAGTCAGGTGGCAGTGTGGGaaattcatcatcatcatcgtcgGCAAATGCAACCGGAAGTGGAAGCACTTCTCAAACAGAAGACAACTGA
- the LOC137715542 gene encoding uncharacterized protein, with amino-acid sequence MLPKIDKSGKFCSPRAARELALAIVYASCLEGSDPVRLFEKRMNVRREAGYEFDRASLLGYNPMSFGGPPVTVETVEEADELLRNDEKESAIEAEVLAAPPKLVYSKLILRFTRKLLVAVMDKWDSHVLVIDNVAPPNWKDEPAGRILELCILHLAMSEITVLETRHPIVINEAVDLAKWFCDGSAPRIINGCLRTFVKQIEEAGGLTPANSGFGV; translated from the exons ATGTTGCCCAAGATTGATAAAAGTGGCAAATTTTGCAGCCCCAGAGCTGCTAGAGAGCTCGCTCTGG CGATTGTTTATGCTTCTTGTTTAGAGGGCTCTGATCCAGTACGCTTATTTGAAAAGCGAATGAATGTCCGTCGAG AAGCCGGGTATGAATTTGACAGGGCATCATTACTTGGATATAATCCCATGAGCTTCGGAGGACCCCCTGTCACTGTTGAAACCGTCGAGGAAGCAGATGAGCTCCTGCGCAATGATGAAAAGGAATCTGCAATTG AAGCAGAAGTTCTTGCAGCTCCTCCAAAATTGGTATACAGCAAACTCATTTTGCG ATTTACAAGGAAACTTTTGGTTGCAGTCATGGATAAATGGGACAGTCATGTGCTTGTTATTGACAACGTTGCCCCTCCAAATTGGAAG GATGAGCCAGCAGGGAGAATATTGGAGCTTTGCATCCTCCACTTGGCAATGTCAGAAATAACAGTGCTGGAAACAAGACACCCAATTGTCATTAACGAG GCCGTCGATCTTGCTAAATGGTTCTGTGATGGATCAGCACCCCGTATTATCAATGGTTGTCTGAGAACATTTGTGAAACAAATTGAAGAAGCTGGTGGTCTAACTCCGGCTAACTCCGGCTTTGGGGTATAA
- the LOC137716036 gene encoding uncharacterized protein isoform X2, producing MMLCESLRDRIQPWLRDYDRLQSLAVILLYIQIGCALVGSLGALYTGVLLINLAIALFALVAIESSSQSLGRTYAVLLVCAIFLDVIWNLSRGSGSNTTLYIFSVKLTLAMQIIGFSIRLSSSLLWIQIYRLGLSYVDTSATPREADFDLRNSFLSPTTPVVPRQTSDSSDAIGGAIYDPAYYCSLFEDGQGKYCSGNRSTSDVESSKAKPSVVRSFQFVDEEKAASQPSSV from the exons ATGATGCTTTGCGAATCATTGCGTGATCGAATACAGCCATGGCTTCGTGATTACGATAGGCTTCAATCATTGGCCGTCATTCTCCTCTACATTCAG ATTGGGTGCGCATTGGTGGGATCGCTTGGTGCACTGTATACCGGGGTTTTGCTGATAAATCTGGCCATTGCATTGTTCGCCCTCGTCGCAATCGAGAGCAGCAGTCAGAGCCTCGGCCGCACATACGCCGTCCTTCTCGTCTGCGCCATCTTCCTCGATGTCATCTG GAACCTTTCTCGTGGAAGTGGGAGTAATACAACTTTGTACATCTTCTCTGTAAAGCTCACTCTGGCCATGCAAATTATCGGCTTTTCCATCAGGTTATCCTCCTCCTTGTTATGGATTCAGATCTACAGGTTGGGCCTTTCCTATGTAGACACTAGTGCAACTCCTAGAGAAGCTGATTTTGATTTAAGAAATAGTTTCTTGAGTCCTACTACCCCCGTTGTACCCAGACAAACTTCAGATTCTAGTGATGCTATAGGAGGCGCTATCTATGACCCCGCGTATTACTGCTCACTCTTTGAAGATGGTCAG GGAAAATATTGCAGTGGCAACAGATCTACTTCTGATGTCGAATCTTCTAAGGCAAAACCATCTGTAGTCAGATCGTTTCAGTTCGTAGAT GAGGAGAAGGCAGCAAGCCAGCCTAGTTCGGTTTAA